One Fragaria vesca subsp. vesca unplaced genomic scaffold, FraVesHawaii_1.0 scf0511065, whole genome shotgun sequence genomic window, TTAAAGTTGAAGACTATGGTGTTGCTGTCTGAGTTTACAGGCCAACAGAGTGAGTGTTTGTCTTCAATTCCTTACCTACCTCTCAAATCTTTAcactcttttttgtttggcaCCGTATATAAAGGTAAGCTTTTGTGGAAGGTCAGTTATTAGTGTGTACTGAAACTGATTTCCGCGTTTTTGTTCAACATAGAATAGAATCTGTGATCGAATCATCAAATTCCCCTTTCAAACACCATTGCATGTTTGATTGTAAAACAAACCATCTTTAACATATGGATCATTAGTTTAATGCTTTGAAAGTAACATGCATGTCAAATTCAATGCAGATCCAAGTCCATCCTACTgcaattgttttgatttttgtgcaTGTGCTTTTAAATCGGAAGGTTTCCTTTGATTTTACTTGATTGGATTATAGATCTGTATTACCATTGCAATTTCTCAACTTTGCATGGGTAAACCAAGTGTTCTTCAGATGTAACAGTCATATTTAACAATGCATGTCATTGTTGTTTGTCGCTGCAACCCTTGCATGCATGTTCTCTGATCTTCTAAAACAAACTTTCCTTTCATTAACAGATATTTTTCAACTATGCGTCCATGTTACCTATTGAAAGTCTATGTGATTTGCAGCTGTCTATTTGTTCACACATCTTTATACAACTATTTGAATTTTGTCTGAGTTCCATGTTAAcagatattttctttcacaGCTATAACATTGATCATATTCTCTTTGAACAAAACATTTATCTTCCAAGTTATATTTATCATGTCTTTGTCTAAATTGTATTCAAGCTATTTCGTTATCAAGTCATGCAGCTGATATGCTTTCGTTATCAAATCTTTGTACACAGAACAATGGCACTGTCAATAACTCCAATTTCAGCTATACAACCAATGCAAAATGGAATAACCATACAGGTTCGAGTCTCTCGGATGTGGAGGGGGAAGATATTCAGCCCTGTTGAACGGTTTGATGGCTTGCAATGTGTATTGGTTGACAAACATGTAAGCAACAACAAGGTCTTTATTTATCATGTATATCTATAACAATATTTCCCTTTTCACTGGCTAAATTTTCTATGCACAGAATGATGCGATTCATGCATTGATAAAAGAAGCAGACTATGAAGATGTGAAGGAGAAAATCTTGGCCGGCAATGTCTACCAGATTTCAAAGTTCTTCTCCAGGGAAAACCAAGACAAATACATTGTTATTCAGCATGAAGCGCAACTTTTATTCAACAACAGAACTCAGTTCCTTCCTATGCCTCAGTTGCTTCCATCGATTCCTCAGTATTGGTTTGACTTTGTCGATTTCGATGACGTTCCTATGCGTAAGAATAATGATACAATTCTGACAGGTACTTGGTCCTTTAAGCTGTTTATAGAAAATTGGTTTCAATTTtaatatctttgtttttaCATTCTTTATTTTACCTGtttctgctgctgttgttAAACTCATGTTATTTAATTGTTATTCATTACATCAGGTCACTAAATATGTTTACATAGCAATATTGTACTTGGCCTAAATATGTTTACATCAGGTCCTAAATTTTTCAACATTGCTACATCTAATTATTTGTGTTCTTGATTCTGTTCTGATCATCTAGATTTGATTGGTCGCTTGAAGCTGGTGTATGGCTCAGAGAACACGGTGATTGATGGTAGGCCTGCAGTGAAGCGTCTCATATACATCCAAAATACAAGGTGTATCTTACCTAAATCCATAGCGTGTGTCCTGCTACAttggacttttttttttttttaccatgatttagtttttgtttcatgtttAGCTAAACCAATTTGTACTTCATTACTTCGTTATAATGAATAATGGCAAGACCTTATGGGAGTTAATAAGAAACTTAGGTCAGCCATGTATAAGCCTTTTGACTAATGGATAGATTGTAATTTTGACAGGAAGCAAGATTTGAAGGTTACTTTGTGGGGAACACTTGCATCTGAATTTGACGCTGACATGATACGTGCTCTACCTCCTCCAGTTATGATCGTGTTGACAAGCACAAAAGTCAGATACTTTggtatgaaaaagttatctCATGCTGATGCATGTTGTCATTGTATAAGAATTGTTGTCAGTTGTTATCGAAATGAGTATCTTCTGCATCTTTCAGATACTGCTATTATTAATACTGGGATGAGTACATGTGTGTTTATCAATCCAAGCATTCCTGAGACAGATGAATATAAAGCAAGGTAAAATAATACAGCTCCAACAAAATAAGATCTTTCTTTCCAATCTGTCAAAGTAGTTGAAACTGTTTTGTTGATCATTGTAGGTTCAACAAGCCTTATCATGCTCTGAAGATTTTGACAGCACCAGCTAGACATCATCAACCTGCTCCTGATCTCCAAGATCAGAATATAATCACTGTCAGTGCTTTGAATCTACAAAGTGGAAAAAAGGACAAGGTATAATTTTGCAATTGACTACTGCAATATACGTATAGTTCATATGTGTGCCTTTTTCATCTTATTTTTCACAAGTTCAGTTAGATAACAATCAGTTTCAAAACATCTGATATCCATTTCTCATATGAAGATTTTTActctaattttaattttgacggtTGCAAACCAAAGCATTCCAACATTTTGTTAATACTTTTCATGAA contains:
- the LOC101313466 gene encoding replication protein A 70 kDa DNA-binding subunit-like — its product is MALSITPISAIQPMQNGITIQVRVSRMWRGKIFSPVERFDGLQCVLVDKHNDAIHALIKEADYEDVKEKILAGNVYQISKFFSRENQDKYIVIQHEAQLLFNNRTQFLPMPQLLPSIPQYWFDFVDFDDVPMRKNNDTILTDLIGRLKLVYGSENTVIDGRPAVKRLIYIQNTRKQDLKVTLWGTLASEFDADMIRALPPPVMIVLTSTKVRYFDTAIINTGMSTCVFINPSIPETDEYKARFNKPYHALKILTAPARHHQPAPDLQDQNIITVSALNLQSGKKDKSPTFTCKAKITGFTIRDGWYYLACPTCSKSLKFNSGKLCCGHHGEQIGHPM